The sequence GATGAGTATATTGGTGCTACATTAGGTGGGAGTGTTTACGGTATTCCTATTACGATGGGCTTTATTTGGGTCGGAATGGTTGCCGGGACGCATATTATCGCTCGAGAAATTACATTGAAGATTAATATTGACTGGATTCGAGGAGGCATTTATTCGTTTATCGCAGCAACGATGGTAATGATTTTTGAGGTTTTAATCGAACCAATCACCATGCAATCAAAACAACTTTACATTACACAAAACGGCTTCACGATTTTGCAGTTATCTGACTTTATTAATTGGTGGCTTTTAGGGCTAATTTTACATTTAATGATTTACTTTATTTTGAGTTTAACGGATAGTTGGGAGCGTCTTAAGTATCCAGATTTAAAATCAGAAATTGTGATTGTTTACTGGATTATTATCGCCTTTTTCGTATTTTTGTCCTTTTACCTTGATTTATGGACATCTATTGCAATTATCATCGTTTCTAATATTATTTTCACTGCTTGTTATTTTTTCAGTTTGGAAAAAGAAGCGCAACCTAAAAAGAAATCCGAATGATTACTCGGATTTCTTTTCTTTTTGTAAAAATTTCTGGGTTGCAATTTGCGCATTTTCAATGATGAATGGGAGAGAGCTCCCCGACATTGCGCCAGCGCCAATCACAAATAAATTTTTGAATGGCGGAGATTTTTTGGAAGGATGTAAGTATCCATGTTGACGCCATAAATGTTGTAAACCAAAGATTGCACCGTGTTTAACATGATATTTCTTTTCCCAATCTATTGGTGTGATAATGTATTCTTCTTCAATATATGATTCTAAATCAGGTATAGCTAGACGTTCTTTTATTGTATCTAAAATTAATTGGCGAAAAGCAGGAGTTTCTTTTTCCCAGTCTATATTACTTGTATTATTAGGAACTGGAACCATAATTCGAACACTTGAATGATTAATTGGCGCCATGGTATTATCTGTTGCAGATGGATTAGTCAAATGTATCGCGATATCATTAGAAAGAATTTTTTTATGCATCGTATTATTCGCAAATTCTCGGTAATTTTGTGGAAAAATAATCGACTGATGTGTAAAAGGCAATACGGTCTTTAAGCCTAGATAGAGAATAAAAGCAGAAGAGGAATATTCATTTCTGTCCAATTTATCTGACTGCTCACGAGTCAAAGAATAAATGAAATCCAGGTTGGTGAAATAATAATCCGCTTCGACTGTTTTCCCATTTGCAAGCACGGCTCCGGTTATTTCTTTACCGTTCGATTCGAATTCAGTTACTTCGGAATTAAAGAAGAACTTCCCTTTGTTTTCTTTAACTACTTGTTGCATGGCCTCAACAATTTTATTTTGTCCACCAATAGGATGAAAGGTTCCATAGTAATATTCAGAAAAAGGAATAATACTATAAGCAGCTGGAATATCCCAAGGTGACATACCTAAATAACGCATCTGTAAAGAAAACGCGAGGCGAAGGTATTTACTATTAAAATATCTTGCTAAATCATCCATCAATGACCGTCCAAGCGTCAAACTAGGAATTGCACGCAAAGTTGTTGGACGGAAAAAATCAAACAAAGAACTATAATTAAATTGATTGAGCGGCGATATATACAGCATTTTTTTTGTGTTTTCTTTCATAAAGCGATCAAAGCCAGCTTCTTCGCCTGGGAAATACGTTTGAATAACCGCTTTTGTTTCAGATGGATCACTGTAAAGAGGGAAGGTAATATCTTTAAAATAAAGCGTATGGATAGGATTGATAGGTAAAAGCGAAACATAATCCAAAATATTGCGATTACAATCCATAAAAAGAGAAGTCAAAACATGCGTCATTGTAAGTGCAGAAGGTCCGACATCAAATGAGTACTTACCCATTTTGTGTAATGCCGTTCTTCCACCAATGCGATCATTTTTTTCATAGATGCTTACTTGATAGCCTAGTTGACTTAATAGCATACCGGCCGCCAAACCACCTGGTCCAGCACCAATAATGGCAATTTTCTTTTTGCTTTCCAAATTCAAACGCTCCTTTGCCCGATTTATATACATATAAAAAACGCAAAAATATAGAGCATTATCTCTCGGAAATGCTTTATTTTTGCGCACTTAAAAACTATTTTGTTTTCTTATTCTTCTGTTTCTTCTTCCTCTTCTACAGAATGAATAATTTGGTAATTTTTGTGATTGACCACTGTTTTTTCTTCAATCCCTAAATCTTTAAAATTTTCCATATAAGTTAAGTCGACAATAACGGAGTTTTCGTTGAGTTTTTCAACGATTCCTGTAAGGCCATCCTTAAATTCAATAATGTCTCCAACATGTGCTTTTGCCATTGTTATCACTCCTTCAATTTTCGGTGTTGCCTCTATCTTGCTGAAAAAGAATGTATGCATTTTTGAACCTTCCTTAAATTTTGCACTAAAACGCTATTAAAATCAACTATAAGCCATTAAAAAGTGCTATTTAATTCAAAATGGAAACAATTTAGTGACAAATTTAAAAAAACAGGTTATTTTTTTCTATTTAAAAAGAGTGAAACAAGGTGCTCTACAAAAAAACATTCTAAAAAATTTTTAATCAAATAGTTGTAACAATAGGTAAAACATGGTACTCTTTTTAATTGAGGGATAGTCTTTTTTGTTGAAAATTTTTCGGCTTAAAAGGTTACAACAAATTTCTTTACAAAGGAGAATGTAAATTATGGAACAAGCAAGTTTTGTAGTAATCGATGAAACAGGAATTCACGCACGCCCAGCAACTCTATTGGTGCAGGCTGCAAGTAAATACAGCTCGGACGTTCAAATTGAATACACTGGCAAAAAAGTAAACCTTAAATCAATCATGGGCGTTATGTCTCTTGGTATTGGTAAAGGCGCTGACATTACTATCTACACTGAAGGTAGCGATGAAAAAGAAGCAATTGAAGGACTAACTGAAGTTCTTAAGAAAGAAGGATTGGCTGAATAATGGCTAAAGAGTTGAAAGGTATCGCAGCATCTGATGGGATTGCCATTGCGAAAGCTTATCTGCTCGTTGAACCTGATCTTTCCTATGAAAAAACAGAAGTTACGGATGTTGAAAGTGAAGTAAAGCGTTTTGAAAGCGCGTTAGAAGTTTCTAGAACAGAACTTTCAATGATTCGTGAGAAAGCTGCTAAAGACTTAGGAGAAGATAAGGCACAAATTTTTGACGCGCATCTTCTAGTGTTAAATGATCCTGAATTAACAGGACCAATTGAAGAAAGCATCAAAAATTCTAAAACAAATGCAGAAACAGCTTTACAAGAAACGACAGACATGTTTATTGGTATGTTTGAATCTATGGACAACGAATATATGCGTGAACGTGCAGCGGATATTAAAGATGTACGTAAACGTGTTCTTTCTCACTTACTAGGTGTAACTATTCCTAATCCGGCTTTAATTGATGAGGAAGTAGTTGTTGTTGCAGCTGATTTAACGCCTTCTGATACCGCACAACTTAACCGTAACTTTGTTAAAGGTTTCGTAACGGATATTGGTGGACGTACTTCTCACTCTGCTATTATGGCACGTTCTCTTGAAATTCCAGCAGTAGTTGGAACAAAAGAAGTTACTGCTAGCGTAGCGAAAAACGATATTGTGATTATTGATGGTTTGGAAGGTAATGTTATCATCCATCCAACAGAAGAACAAATCGCTCACTATGAAAAAATTAAATCTGATTTTGCTTTACAACAAGCAGAATGGGATAAACTTAAAAATGAAAAAACCGTTTCTAAAGACGGCGTTCACGTGGAGCTTGCAGCAAACATCGGAACTCCGAATGATTTAGATGGTGTTATTTCTAACGGCGGGGAAGCAGTAGGACTTTATCGTACAGAATTCTTGTACATGGGTCGCGACAATTTCCCGACAGAAGAAGAGCAATTCGAAGCTTATAAAGCAGTAGTTTCCGGAATGGACGGAAAATCTGTGGTTGTTCGTACATTAGATATCGGTGGCGACAAAACGTTACCATACCTAGAACTTCCTGAAGAAATGAACCCATTCTTAGGATTCCGCGCAATTCGTCTTTGTTTTGCAAATGAAGAATTATTCCGTACACAACTTCGCGCCTTACTTCGCGCAAGTGTATATGGTAACTTAAAAATTATGTTCCCAATGATTGCAACAGTAAATGAATTCCGTCAAGCACGTGATATTTTACTAGATGAGAAAGCAAAACTAAAAGCTGCTGGAACAGAAGTATCTGATTCCATCGAACTTGGAATTATGATTGAAATTCCTGCCGCTGCAGTTCTTGCTGATCAATTTGCAAAAGAAGTTGATTTCTTCTCTATCGGAACAAATGACTTAATTCAGTATACAATGGCTGCGGACCGTATGAACGAACGCGTTTCTTACCTTTACCAACCATACAATCCATCCATTTTACGTTTAGTCAAAATGGTTATCGATGCTTCTCATAAAGAGGGCAAATGGACTGGTATGTGCGGGGAAATGGCTGGAGATCAAACGGCTGTACCACTTCTTTTAGGCTTAGGCTTAGATGAATTTTCAATGAGTGCTTCCAGCATTCTTAAATCTCGTTCGTTAATCAAACGTTTAGATCAATCTGAAATGGTGAAATTAGCGGAAGAAGCTTTAAATAAATCTACAGCAGAAGAAGTTGTAGAATTAGTTGAAAAATATACTGCTGAATAATAGCTGAATAAAGACCTAGACAATTTTCTTGTCTAGGTCTTTTTATGTTGTGAAATAGCCTCTGCCCAAGTATAATTGGAAAGACAGTTAGTTTTAAAAGGGGGAAACAAGATTGGTTATCTATCTATTAGCAGTTTTTTTTCTGCTTCTGTTCATTGTCTTGTCATTTATAGATAGACGGCGTATTAGTAATGGTATTATTTTGACACTGGCACTATTTTTTTCTGTGCTTTCGGTGGTTTATGCCACTTTTTCAAAAGGGAATGAACTACTCGTCTCGGTTATGGGGACGGTATTACTTTTATTAGTTTTACTTATTCCGTTTTTTGTTGTAGGGATAGCAACGATGCTCATTGTGAATGGACGATTAATGTTAAAACGTGAGGGACGTAAATTAGCAAATATGCTTCCTTTAATTATTGGTTTAGGCATTTTAGCATTTATTATTACATGGTTTGGTAGTATTTTAAAAACGGGTAGTCCTATTCTTGGGATTATGGTAGTTTTTATTGTTGCGTTGGTTGGTTATTTTTCCTTTTTATTTTTATCGTTTCTTTTATCGACTTTTCTCTATCAATTTAATTTCCCGAGATATAATCAAGATTTTCTGATTGTATTAGGGAGTGGTCTGATAGGAGGCGACAGAGTACCTCCACTGCTTGCTAGTAGATTGAATCGTGCTATTAAGTTCTACGACAAACAATACGCCAAAAAAGGCAAACGGGCTACTTTTATCGTATCTGGTGGGCAAGGAGCTAATGAAACTATTTCAGAAGCAGAAGCGATGCGAGCTTATTTAATAGAAAAAGGCGTGGATGAAAATTTTATTATTATGGAAGATCAATCCGTTAATACACTGCAAAACATGAAATTCTCAAAGGCAAAAATGGATGCAATTATGCCGAACTATAATAGTTTATTTTCAACGAATAATTTTCATTTATTTAGAGCTGGTATTTATGCAAGAAAAGCGGGTTTGAAGAGTCAAGGGATTGGCGCAAAAACAGCTTTATATTATATGCCTAATGCGTTAATTCGGGAATTTATTGCTATCATTGTAATGTATAAAAAAGTACATATGGTATTACTTGGTTTATTACTATTGTTTTTTGGGTTGCTGGCGATTATAGGTGTTACTTTTAGATAGGAGGTTAGCGTAATGGAGAAAATTGGATTTGTTGGTACTGGTGTGATGGGTTCCAGTATGGCAGCGCATTTGTTGGAGGCTGGTTATGAAGTATCAGTGTATACTCGCACAAAAACAAAAGCAAAAGATTTAATTGACAAGGGACCGATCTGGACAGACACACCTGGAGAGTTGGCTAGTAAGGTGGATATATTGATTTCAATGGTTGGTTATCCAAAAGATGTGGAAGAGCTTTACTTAGGAGAAAATGGCTTTTTAGAAAATTTAGCGGTTGGGACAGTAGCAATCGATATGACAACTTCTTCACCAGCATTAGCTAAAAAAATAGCCAGATTAGGTCTTGAAAAAGGTATTGGTGTGTTGGATGCTCCTGTTTCAGGTGGTGACATCGGTGCAAGAAATGGCACGCTATCAATTATGGTCGGCGGATCTGAAGAAGTATTTTTAAAAGTAAAATCGATTTTTGATATTCTGGGTAGTAGTGTTGTTTTGCAAGGGGATGCTGGTGCCGGACAACACACCAAAATGGTGAATCAAATTGCGATTGCTTCCAACATGATAGGTGTGACTGAAGCCATCATTTATGCGGAAGCGGCTGGACTTAATCCATCACGTGTTCTGGATTCGATTTCAGGTGGTGCTGCTGGCAGTTGGTCGCTTACAAACTTGATTCCGCGCGTACTTAAAGATGATTTTTCTCCGGGATTCTTTATTAAACATTTCATTAAAGATATGGGAATCGCGATTTCAGAAGCAAGACAAATGGGATTAGAACTTCCCGGACTAACTTTAGCTGAAAAAATGTATCAAACGCTAGCAGAACAAGGTTTGAGTGAAGAAGGAACACAAGCACTCATCAAATATTATCGTTAAAAAAGAAATACCCACTAACTTAAGTTAGTGGGTATTTCTTTTTATTTTGCTACAAATTCAGCCATCCGATCTAATGCTTCAGCCAGATTGTTAAAAGAAGTAGCATAAGAAAGACGGAAGTAACGATCACCTTTTTCTGAAAAAGCATTTCCGGGAACTACCGCTACTTTGGCTTCCTCAGCAAGTTTTACAGCCCAATCGAAAGCATTTTCAGTTATTGTATCAGGAAGTTTGACAAAAAAGTAAAATGCACCATCTGGTGGAATAACGGTAAAGCCCATTTTTTCTAGCCGATCTTGGGTGAAATTAGCGCGTGTTTTGTATTCAGTGCGCATTTGAAAAGCATCGTCTTTGCCGTTAGTAAGGGCTTCTAGTGCTGCTTTTTGGGAAATGGAACTTGCGCAAGTAACCGAATATTGATGGATTTTCAGCATTTCTTGTGTCAGGGCTTCTGGGGCAAGTAAAAAGCCAATTCGCCAACCAATCATTGCGTGAGACTTTGATAAACCATTGATAACGATTGTCTGCTCTCTTAGTAAAGGTGCAATGCTCACGTGCTCCTCGTGATAAGTTAGTTCACTGTAAATCTCATCAGCAATGACAAAAATACCTGTTTCTTTTAATACTTCTGCTAATGCGAAAAGTTCTTTTTTAGAGAGTGTAACACCGGTCGGATTGGATGGATAAGGAATAATAAGTGCTTTTGTTTTTGGTGTGATATGTGCTCGTAATTGTTCAGGTGTTAATTTGAAATTAGTTCCGGTCGTATCTACTTTAACAGGATGCGCTTTATTTAACGTAATTAGAGGCTCGTAACCGGGATAAATAGGGTCTGGTAAGATAACTTCATCCCCAGGCTCCAAAATGGTTTGTAGTGCAACAGAGATGGCTTCTGTAGCACCAACCGTAACGATGATTTCTTTATTATTATAGGATAAGTCATATTTTTCATGAAAATAAGTAGAAGCAGCTTCGAGTAATTCTGGCATCCCGGCATTGGGCGTATAATTGGTGAAGTTTTCTTCTATTGCTAAAATAGCGGCTTGTTTAACATGCTCTGGCGTTGGAAAGTCTGGTTCACCAAGCGTTAAGCGAATCATATCAGGAATACCTGTCACTCGAGTATTGAAAGTTCTGATACCACTTACTTGAATATCGCGTAATTCTGGTCGAATAGATTTTGTCATTTTCGTCACCTTTCTTTATAAGAAAATCCCATGAAAATTAGGTGGGAGTAAGCTTCGTGATTTCATTCCATTATAGCTTAAAAAAGAAGAAAAGCAAAATGTCTGAAAATATACTTAAAAAACCTTGCACTTTTATGTAGAATGCTATAAGATAGTTTTAATAATGATAATCATTTTCAGTTAGAAATGATTACTTCAAAGTGGAAGGGGCCACCGGATATGACTAAACCAGGTAAATACGAAGCTCTCTTTTTTCCAACAAAAGATGGCTTGCTAAAAATACATGCTTATGGCTTTAATCCCTGTGGTTCATGGGGTGAAGTATTTGCAACAATCGGTAATCAAACTATATGCGTTAAAGGCTTCAATCGCCATAAAACTATCGTACGAGCGACAAAAATGATTATCAGCACTACTGCTAATCGAAAAAATGAATTTTAATTATCAAAGACTGT comes from Listeria monocytogenes and encodes:
- a CDS encoding DUF422 domain-containing protein, translated to MLEKNYKFLLWIYIFWFLGSVLLVSLHIIPPELTAVQSLFLVFTGVFAAVFFIMQYGKWLGSAITLLIFVVSTCIEWMQLSYTDEYIGATLGGSVYGIPITMGFIWVGMVAGTHIIAREITLKINIDWIRGGIYSFIAATMVMIFEVLIEPITMQSKQLYITQNGFTILQLSDFINWWLLGLILHLMIYFILSLTDSWERLKYPDLKSEIVIVYWIIIAFFVFLSFYLDLWTSIAIIIVSNIIFTACYFFSLEKEAQPKKKSE
- a CDS encoding phytoene desaturase family protein; the protein is MNLESKKKIAIIGAGPGGLAAGMLLSQLGYQVSIYEKNDRIGGRTALHKMGKYSFDVGPSALTMTHVLTSLFMDCNRNILDYVSLLPINPIHTLYFKDITFPLYSDPSETKAVIQTYFPGEEAGFDRFMKENTKKMLYISPLNQFNYSSLFDFFRPTTLRAIPSLTLGRSLMDDLARYFNSKYLRLAFSLQMRYLGMSPWDIPAAYSIIPFSEYYYGTFHPIGGQNKIVEAMQQVVKENKGKFFFNSEVTEFESNGKEITGAVLANGKTVEADYYFTNLDFIYSLTREQSDKLDRNEYSSSAFILYLGLKTVLPFTHQSIIFPQNYREFANNTMHKKILSNDIAIHLTNPSATDNTMAPINHSSVRIMVPVPNNTSNIDWEKETPAFRQLILDTIKERLAIPDLESYIEEEYIITPIDWEKKYHVKHGAIFGLQHLWRQHGYLHPSKKSPPFKNLFVIGAGAMSGSSLPFIIENAQIATQKFLQKEKKSE
- a CDS encoding YkvS family protein, which gives rise to MHTFFFSKIEATPKIEGVITMAKAHVGDIIEFKDGLTGIVEKLNENSVIVDLTYMENFKDLGIEEKTVVNHKNYQIIHSVEEEEETEE
- a CDS encoding phosphocarrier protein HPr — encoded protein: MEQASFVVIDETGIHARPATLLVQAASKYSSDVQIEYTGKKVNLKSIMGVMSLGIGKGADITIYTEGSDEKEAIEGLTEVLKKEGLAE
- the ptsP gene encoding phosphoenolpyruvate--protein phosphotransferase encodes the protein MAKELKGIAASDGIAIAKAYLLVEPDLSYEKTEVTDVESEVKRFESALEVSRTELSMIREKAAKDLGEDKAQIFDAHLLVLNDPELTGPIEESIKNSKTNAETALQETTDMFIGMFESMDNEYMRERAADIKDVRKRVLSHLLGVTIPNPALIDEEVVVVAADLTPSDTAQLNRNFVKGFVTDIGGRTSHSAIMARSLEIPAVVGTKEVTASVAKNDIVIIDGLEGNVIIHPTEEQIAHYEKIKSDFALQQAEWDKLKNEKTVSKDGVHVELAANIGTPNDLDGVISNGGEAVGLYRTEFLYMGRDNFPTEEEQFEAYKAVVSGMDGKSVVVRTLDIGGDKTLPYLELPEEMNPFLGFRAIRLCFANEELFRTQLRALLRASVYGNLKIMFPMIATVNEFRQARDILLDEKAKLKAAGTEVSDSIELGIMIEIPAAAVLADQFAKEVDFFSIGTNDLIQYTMAADRMNERVSYLYQPYNPSILRLVKMVIDASHKEGKWTGMCGEMAGDQTAVPLLLGLGLDEFSMSASSILKSRSLIKRLDQSEMVKLAEEALNKSTAEEVVELVEKYTAE
- a CDS encoding YdcF family protein, encoding MVIYLLAVFFLLLFIVLSFIDRRRISNGIILTLALFFSVLSVVYATFSKGNELLVSVMGTVLLLLVLLIPFFVVGIATMLIVNGRLMLKREGRKLANMLPLIIGLGILAFIITWFGSILKTGSPILGIMVVFIVALVGYFSFLFLSFLLSTFLYQFNFPRYNQDFLIVLGSGLIGGDRVPPLLASRLNRAIKFYDKQYAKKGKRATFIVSGGQGANETISEAEAMRAYLIEKGVDENFIIMEDQSVNTLQNMKFSKAKMDAIMPNYNSLFSTNNFHLFRAGIYARKAGLKSQGIGAKTALYYMPNALIREFIAIIVMYKKVHMVLLGLLLLFFGLLAIIGVTFR
- a CDS encoding NAD(P)-dependent oxidoreductase gives rise to the protein MEKIGFVGTGVMGSSMAAHLLEAGYEVSVYTRTKTKAKDLIDKGPIWTDTPGELASKVDILISMVGYPKDVEELYLGENGFLENLAVGTVAIDMTTSSPALAKKIARLGLEKGIGVLDAPVSGGDIGARNGTLSIMVGGSEEVFLKVKSIFDILGSSVVLQGDAGAGQHTKMVNQIAIASNMIGVTEAIIYAEAAGLNPSRVLDSISGGAAGSWSLTNLIPRVLKDDFSPGFFIKHFIKDMGIAISEARQMGLELPGLTLAEKMYQTLAEQGLSEEGTQALIKYYR
- a CDS encoding aminotransferase class I/II-fold pyridoxal phosphate-dependent enzyme; translated protein: MTKSIRPELRDIQVSGIRTFNTRVTGIPDMIRLTLGEPDFPTPEHVKQAAILAIEENFTNYTPNAGMPELLEAASTYFHEKYDLSYNNKEIIVTVGATEAISVALQTILEPGDEVILPDPIYPGYEPLITLNKAHPVKVDTTGTNFKLTPEQLRAHITPKTKALIIPYPSNPTGVTLSKKELFALAEVLKETGIFVIADEIYSELTYHEEHVSIAPLLREQTIVINGLSKSHAMIGWRIGFLLAPEALTQEMLKIHQYSVTCASSISQKAALEALTNGKDDAFQMRTEYKTRANFTQDRLEKMGFTVIPPDGAFYFFVKLPDTITENAFDWAVKLAEEAKVAVVPGNAFSEKGDRYFRLSYATSFNNLAEALDRMAEFVAK